The following proteins are co-located in the Triticum aestivum cultivar Chinese Spring chromosome 1A, IWGSC CS RefSeq v2.1, whole genome shotgun sequence genome:
- the LOC123065554 gene encoding protein ANTHESIS POMOTING FACTOR 1, which translates to MAATLSQLDDGIVRSMAIGAVFTDYAGKISCLDFHRKEDLLVTSSEDDSIRLYNTTSATLSKTTYHKKHGADRVCFTHHPSSILCSSRYNVESGESLRYLSLYDNRCLRYFKGHKDRVVSLCMSPVNDSFMSGSLDHSVRIWDLRVNACQGILRLRGRPSVAYDQQGLVFAVAMEGGAIKLFDSRSYDKGPFDTFLVGGDTAEVSDIKFSNDGKSVLLTTTNNHIYVLDAYGGEKKCGFSLEPSRNIATEAAFTPDGQYVISGSGDGTLHAWNINTVQEIACWNSHIGPITALKWAPRRAMFATASTALTFWIPNESSSS; encoded by the exons atgGCGGCCACGCTGTCGCAGCTGGACGACGGCATCGTCCGCAGCATGGCCATCGGCGCGGTCTTCACCGACTAC GCCGGGAAGATAAGCTGCCTCGACTTCCACCGCAAGGAGGAcctcctcgtcacctccagcgaGGACGACTCCATTCGCCTCTACAACACCACCAGCGCCAC GTTGTCGAAGACAACTTATCATAAAAAACATGGTGCTGACCGTGTCTGTTTTACTCATCATCCGAGTTCCATATTATGTTCATCAAGATACAATGTGGAGTCAGGAGAATCACTTCGTTACCTGTCATTGTATGACAACCGTTGCTTGAGATATTTCAAAGGACACAAAGACAG GGTTGTTTCACTATGTATGTCACCTGTCAATGATAGCTTTATGTCGGGGTCACTTGATCACAGTGTCAGAATATGGGATCTTCGTGTAAATGCTTGTCAG GGTATACTACGTCTGCGTGGTAGGCCTTCTGTTGCATATGATCAGCAGGGACTTGTTTTTGCTGTAGCAATGGAGGGAGGTGCTATTAAGCTGTTCGATTCTCGGTCATACGACAAG GGTCCATTTGACACTTTCTTGGTTGGTGGAGATACGGCTGAAGTGTCTGACATTAAATTCAGCAATGATGGCAAGTCTGTGCTTTTGACTACAACTAACAACCATATATATGTTCTGGATGCATATGGAGGGGAGAAG AAGTGTGGCTTCAGCTTGGAGCCATCTCGCAACATTGCAACTGAAGCTGCTTTCACTCCAGATGGTCAATATGTAATTTCAG GATCTGGTGATGGTACCTTGCATGCTTGGAACATCAATACAGTACAGGAG ATTGCCTGTTGGAACAGTCATATTGGTCCTATCACTGCTTTGAAATGGGCCCCTCGTCGAGCTATGTTCGCAACTGCATCAACCGCACTAACTTTCTGGATTCCCAACGAATCCAGTTCGAGTTAG
- the LOC101669839 gene encoding farnesyl pyrophosphate synthase: protein MAAAANGGGGETKAAFARIYDALKAELLRDPAFEYTESSHQWIDRMLDYNVLGGKCNRGLSVVDSYKLLKGVDVLTEEEMFLASTLGWCIEWLQAFFLVLDDIMDDSHTRRGQPCWFRVPQVGFIAVNDGILLRNHISRMLRLHFKKKPYYADLLDLFNEVEFKTASGQMLDLITTHEGEKDLTKYNIGVHRRIVQFKTAYYSFYLPVACALLLSGESLENYGAVENILVEMGTYFQVQDDYLDCYGDPEFIGKIGTDIEDYKCSWLVVQALEHADESQKSILFENYGKKDPACVAKVKDLYKELNLEAVFHEYESESYKKLIADIEAQPSVPVQKVLKSFLHKIYMRQK from the exons atggcggcggcggcgaacggcgggggCGGGGAGACCAAGGCGGCGTTCGCGCGGATCTACGACGCGCTCAAGGCGGAGCTGCTCCGGGACCCCGCCTTCGAGTACACGGAGTCGTCGCACCAGTGGATCGACCGC ATGCTGGACTACAATGTACTGGGAG GAAAGTGCAACCGTGGGCTCTCTGTGGTCGATAGCTATAAGCTGTTGAAAGGCGTCGATGTTCTTACCGAGGAGGAGATGTTTCTTGCCTCCACTCTCGGTTGGTGCATTGAATGG CTTCAAGCCTTCTTTCTTGTGCTCGATGATATCATGGACGACTCCCACACTCGACGTGGGCAGCCTTGTTGGTTTAGGGTGCCTCAG GTTGGCTTCATTGCTGTAAATGATGGGATTCTCCTTCGCAACCATATTTCGAGAATGCTTCGGCTCCACTTTAAGAAGAAGCCTTACTATGCCGATCTCCTTGATTTATTCAACGAG GTTGAGTTCAAGACAGCTTCTGGTCAAATGCTGGACCTTATTACAACCCACGAGGGAGAAAAAGATCTAACGAAATATAACATTGGGGT CCACCGCCGAATTGTTCAATTCAAGACAGCCTACTATTCATTTTATCTGCCG GTTGCATGTGCGCTACTACTCTCTGGTGAGAGTTTGGAGAACTACGGTGCTGTAGAGAACATACTTGTTGAGATGGGAACTTACTTCCAAGTTCAG GATGATTATCTGGACTGTTATGGTGATCCTGAATTTATTGGCAAG ATCGGCACCGACATTGAAGATTACAAGTGCTCCTGGCTAGTTGTCCAAGCTCTTGAGCATGCTGATGAGAGCCAAAAGAGCATTCTATTT GAAAACTATGGAAAGAAAGATCCAGCATGTGTGGCAAAAGTGAAGGATCTCTACAAAGAACTTAACCTTGAG GCGGTATTTCATGAGTACGAGAGCGAGAGCTACAAGAAGCTGATTGCTGATATCGAAGCCCAGCCGAGCGTTCCTGTTCAGAAGGTTCTGAAGTCCTTCTTGCACAAGATCTACATGAGGCAGAAGTAG